One Pseudomonas ekonensis DNA window includes the following coding sequences:
- the rnk gene encoding nucleoside diphosphate kinase regulator, producing the protein MTAPSITLTRLDVQRLEQLIDRLPEGTRGVDELQTELDRAETLVSHDDVPADVVTMNSRVHCREEGSGKDYHLTLVYPKHANADEGKISILAPVGSALLGLKVGQHIDWPAPGGKTLKLTLLEVESQPANGGDFPV; encoded by the coding sequence ATGACCGCACCATCCATCACCCTTACCCGTCTGGACGTGCAACGTCTGGAGCAGCTGATCGACAGATTGCCTGAAGGCACCCGCGGCGTTGATGAGTTGCAAACCGAACTGGACCGCGCCGAAACGCTGGTGAGCCACGATGACGTGCCCGCCGACGTCGTCACCATGAACTCCCGCGTGCACTGCCGCGAGGAAGGCAGCGGCAAGGACTATCACCTGACCCTGGTGTATCCGAAGCACGCCAATGCCGACGAAGGCAAGATCTCGATCCTGGCGCCGGTGGGCAGCGCGCTGCTGGGCCTCAAGGTCGGCCAGCACATCGACTGGCCGGCGCCGGGCGGCAAGACCCTGAAGCTGACCCTGCTGGAAGTCGAATCGCAGCCGGCCAACGG
- a CDS encoding DUF1289 domain-containing protein, producing MSTEIRPAKPLYSNVSPAVPSPCSGVCRLDEQKVCLGCFRHVEDIREWRSADDERRRAICAQAVARKARA from the coding sequence ATGAGCACCGAGATCCGGCCCGCCAAGCCGCTCTACAGCAACGTCAGCCCGGCGGTGCCTTCGCCGTGCAGCGGCGTCTGCCGGCTGGATGAGCAGAAGGTCTGCCTGGGCTGCTTCCGCCATGTCGAAGACATCCGCGAATGGCGCTCGGCGGACGACGAGCGCCGCCGGGCGATCTGCGCACAGGCGGTGGCCCGCAAGGCCCGGGCCTGA